GGCGCCGACAAGACGACGTCGACCGGACCGCCCCCGACCGGTACGACGTCCGGCCGGTTCCGGGCTCCCAGGGCGGCGATGCGATCGACGAGCCGCGCGACATGCGGGAGCTGTTGTTTGCGGGCGAGCTGGACGCGGTCATGGACCCGTCGGGCTCCCTGCTCGAGGCAGTCTTCGACTCCGACGATGTCGAGTTCGTGTTCGACGACCCACTGGCGGCCGAACGCGACTACTTCGAAGAAACTGGACTGCACCCGATCATGCACGTGGTGGCGATCCGCGACGAGGTGCTCGAGGAACATCCGTGGGTCGCCGAGCGGATGTACGAGGCGTTCTGTGAGGCACGCGACGTGGGACTCGAACGAGTCCGGCGACCGAGCTACAACATGTCGCTCACGTGGGCACACCTCCACCGCCTCGACCAACGCGAAATCATGGGCCCCGGCGAGGAGGTTTGGGAGTACGGGGTAACGGAGCGAACACGACGAGAACTGTCGAAGTTCGTCGAATACGCCGACGACCAGGGAATAGCCGATCGGGAATACGAGCCCGAAGAGCTGTTCGTCGCTGATCTGGCCGCCGAGTGACCGTCTCCCCCTGAGACGATCCGAACGGAATAGACACCCTCTTGTTCGTAAAACCGAACGAAGGGACATGTCGCAGCCGACACCGACCGACCGCTTCGACGAAATCTCCGGCATCGACTCCAAGGCCCTCCTGAAGCCGAAGCCGATTGCGCTCGTTGTGACTCAAAGCGAGACCGAGGGACCGAACCTGATGACTGCAGCGTGGTGGATGGTCGCGGGGTACAACCCGTTCCGGTATCTGCTGGGAGTGAGCCAG
The Halalkaliarchaeum desulfuricum DNA segment above includes these coding regions:
- a CDS encoding substrate-binding domain-containing protein, whose translation is MAVELTLNCDDTDITRALLTGEVDPDGIDLTADTTYPPRRHRRFCRTDAYDVAELCLASYVASRAEPEEYPFTAIPVFPSKTFRHAFFYRHVNADVDEPADLAGKKVGVQSWQTAANVWMRGISTEHHGLDLESVTWYRRRQDDVDRTAPDRYDVRPVPGSQGGDAIDEPRDMRELLFAGELDAVMDPSGSLLEAVFDSDDVEFVFDDPLAAERDYFEETGLHPIMHVVAIRDEVLEEHPWVAERMYEAFCEARDVGLERVRRPSYNMSLTWAHLHRLDQREIMGPGEEVWEYGVTERTRRELSKFVEYADDQGIADREYEPEELFVADLAAE